In Siniperca chuatsi isolate FFG_IHB_CAS linkage group LG16, ASM2008510v1, whole genome shotgun sequence, the following proteins share a genomic window:
- the myct1a gene encoding myc target protein 1 homolog, whose product MAENNTNLFLEILHSFDAVPLIIAFCVSMAVGLVLGALVYVILTWMSRRRAGSASITRRPPRQSRTSSRNRPGFNRNSSYDRRSNNSLVSAAFSFHRQTSSPDHLDPLGHKSSFRASTFHPLIQCSQIAREAEEGSQTTLPRTPTLTTSIGSAQTAAQPASTPPRPESFWGNNSLRGFHATQTPPPAYESIIRAYQETCT is encoded by the exons ATGGCTGAGAACAACACAAATCTCTTTCTGGAAATACTTCATTCTTTCGATGCTG TCCCTCTGATCATTGCTTTCTGTGTGTCCATGGCGGTGGGCTTGGTCTTGGGGGCCCTGGTATATGTGATCTTGACATGGATGTCCCGACGCAGAGCAGGCTCTGCCAGCATCACCCGCCGCCCTCCTCGCCAATCACGCACGTCTTCCCGCAACCGTCCGGGCTTTAACCGCAACAGCAGCTACGACCGGCGCAGCAACAACAGTTTGGTCAGTGCTGCTTTCAGCTTCCACCGCCAGACTTCCTCCCCAGATCACCTTGATCCACTGGGGCACAAATCCAGCTTCAGAGCCTCCACCTTCCACCCTCTCATCCAGTGCAGCCAAATCGCgagggaggcagaggaaggTAGCCAGACCACACTGCCTCGTACACCGACTCTGACCACATCGATTGGATCAGCTCAAACAGCAGCCCAGCCGGCTTCCACTCCACCCAGACCCGAGTCATTTTGGGGGAACAACAGCCTGAGGGGTTTCCATGCTACACAGACCCCACCTCCAGCTTATGAGAGCATTATTAGAGCTTATCAGGAAACATGCACCTGA
- the serac1 gene encoding protein SERAC1 isoform X2, with translation MSGATLRLIRCRKLSTAGVKKVLQWKDLRKVAKVTGAVVLGGCLFITYEMVALDKAVTIDTSAILQEKYKSYIYLRATPSDEKENLAAGLTHKARRELHKAARRFLEISSRLLRQSLDEHFSHVDADPHEVALWVLLKRTQSADKAIRLQAVQELAGNHHWHDYQYQTAAQIIDQRTAVALARTPQVDLRFFLRSPALPDLEDGLSAEDGLRQLLGSLPQSEVDECVQYFTSLALRESTQSLATQRGGLWCFGGNGLPYAQSLTSVPSEKVESFCLQALVQHSKVQSHCDHIVANRGLQLLQRVYQLRRDSLKIQTDIVRIIGNLALNESVHQAIALSGWVSVLAEMMQSPHAIQASHAARALANLDRETVKEKYQDGVYILHPQTRGNQPIKADVLFIHGILGAAFKTWRQKDRSMLEEEKEAESRDDYTECWPKSWLAADCPNLRVLSVEYDSHLSDWMAQCPAENQRKSLAYRSQELLKKLKLAGVGERPVVWVAHSMGGLLVKKMLLDASEDPDMRELLKNTKGIMFYSVPHHGTFMAEYSVNVRYLLFPSIEVRELCKDSPALRNLNENFLNMAKEKEFQVLSFAETLPTNIGPMIKILVVPTQSANLGIGELIKVDVDHLNICKPEKKDSFLYKRSLQFIQEALRSYISH, from the exons ATGTCTGGTGCAACTTTACGTTTGATCCGCTGTCGGAAACTGAGTACAGCTGGAGTGAAGAAAGTGCTTCAGTGGAAGGATTTAA GGAAGGTTGCTAAAGTTACTGGTGCAGTTGTATTGGG GGGCTGTCTTTTTATCACTTATGAAATGGTGGCCTTGGACAAGGCTGTTACCATTGACACTAGTGCAATTCTTCAGGAGAAGTACAAGTCATACATCTATCTGAGAGCCACTCCCTCAGATGAAAAGGAGAACCTTGCGGCAG GGCTCACACACAAAGCAAGGAGGGAACTTCATAAGGCAGCAAGGCGGTTTCTGGAAATATCATCTAGACTTTTGCGGCAATCATTAGATG agCACTTTAGCCATGTGGATGCAGACCCACATGAGGTGGCATTATGGGTCTTACTAAAGAGGACACAGTCAGCCGATAAAGCCATCAGACTACAGGCTGTACAGGAGCTTGCAGGCAATCACCACTGGCACG ACTACCAGTACCAGACAGCAGCCCAGATTATAGACCAGCGAACTGCAGTGGCCCTGGCCCGGACTCCTCAGGTAGACCTTCGATTCTTCCTGCGCTCACCTGCACTGCCTGACCTGGAGGAT GGTTTATCAGCAGAGGATGGACTGAGGCAGCTGCTGGGGTCTCTGCCTCAGTCTGAGGTGGACGAATGTGTTCAGTACTTTACTTCACTGGCCCTCAGAGAGAGCACCCAGTCCTTGGCAACACAACGG GGTGGTCTGTGGTGTTTTGGTGGTAATGGGCTGCCTTACGCCCAGAGCCtcacctctgttccctctgAGAAGGTGGAATCCTTCTGCCTACAGGCACTGGTACAGCACTCAAAG GTCCAGAGCCACTGTGACCACATAGTTGCCAATAGGGGtctgcagctcctccagagAGTTTATCAGCTTCGTAGAGACTCCCTGAAGATTCAGACGGACATTGTTCGTATCATAGGAAATTTGGCACTCAATGAGAGTGTTCACCAGGCCATAGCCCTGTCTG GCTGGGTATCTGTACTGGCTGAGATGATGCAGTCTCCTCATGCCATCCAGGCATCTCATGCAGCCCGCGCTCTGGCCAACCTGGATAGGGAGACGGTGAAAGAGAAATACCAAGACGGCGTCTATATCCTCCACCCGCAAACACGTGGCAA CCAGCCAATCAAAGCAGACGTGCTCTTCATCCATGGGATTCTAGGGGCAGCTTTTAAGACGTGGAGGCAGAAGGACCGCAGTATGttagaagaagagaaggaggcagAAAGCAGGGATGACTACACAGAGTGCTGGCCAAAG TCATGGCTGGCAGCTGACTGTCCAAATCTGAGAGTACTATCAGTGGAGTATGACAGTCACCTCAGTGACTGGATGGCCCAGTGTCCCGCTGAGAATCAGAG GAAGTCCTTGGCCTACAGAAGTCAAGAGCTGCTAAAGAAGTTAAAGTTGGCAGGAGTCGGAGAGAGGCCTGTGGTGTGGGTAGCCCACAGTATGGGAG GATTGCTTGTGAAGAAAATGCTGCTGGATGCCTCAGAGGACCCGGATATGCGTGAACTGTTAAAGAACACCAAGGGCATTATGTTCTATAGTGTTCCTCACCACGGCACCTTTATGGCAGAGTACTCGGTCAATGTCAGAtatctcctctttccctctatAGAAGTCAGAGAACTCTGTAAAG ACTCACCAGCACTGCGCAACCTGAATGAGAACTTCTTGAACATGGCCAAAGAAAAGGAATTCCAGGTGCTGAGCTTTGCAGAGACCCTTCCAACAAACATTGGTCCCATGATCAAGATCCTGGTGGTACCGACACAGTCAGCAA ATCTCGGCATCGGGGAGCTCATCAAGGTTGACGTAGATCATCTCAATATCTGCAAGCCAGAGAAGAAGGACTCATTTCTGTACAAGCGCAGCCTCCAGTTTATCCAGGAAGCTCTGCGGAGCTACATTAGCCACTGA
- the gtf2h5 gene encoding general transcription factor IIH subunit 5 has protein sequence MVNVHKGVLVECDPAMKQFLLYLDEKMALGKKFILKDLDDTHLFILAEVVHTLQERVGELMDQNSFPVTQK, from the exons ATGGTCAACGTACACAAAGGTGTCCTTGTTGAATG TGATCCTGCCATGAAACAGTTTCTCCTCTACCTGGATGAAAAAATGGCCCTGGGAAAGAAGTTCATCCTCAAGGACCTTGACGACACACACCTCTTCATCCTGGCAGAGGTGGTTCACACCCTCCAGGAGAGAGTTGGCGAGTTAATGGACCAGAATTCATTCCCCGTTACACAAAAATAA
- the tmem181 gene encoding transmembrane protein 181 isoform X1, translating to MDNDYSSGLENPLYSELKYFCRKIQEAYNELKEDLTPYRDDRFYRLAPMRLYTLSKRHFVLVFVLFLICFALTVFIGIAGPRIISEQEHNGDQLLLKNNSVKTGPFNLVSPPLTTYNQQLWLTCVIQAEHSNMGDFQQPFEINVELKGVMQDASVMHINNVHQKSRTLHCGAKCDEIIVLHLGYLNYTQYQVVVSFKGLENITYEIKVKFVWKMYNPTFSQVEIWFRFVFVVLTFMVTCMFAHSLRKFSMRDWGIEQRWMSILLPLLLLYNDPFFPLSFLVNSWFPGTLDAFFQALFLCALLLFWLCAYHGIRVQGERKCLTFYLPKLIIVGLLWLSAVTLGIWQTVNELQDPTYQYKVDIGNFQGMKVFFLIVVALYILYLIFLVVRACSELKNMPYSDLRLRFLTALTFVVLVISMVILYLRFGAKALQDNFVAELSTHYQNSAEFLSFYGLLNFYLYTLAFVYSPSKNAHYDSQLKDNPAFSMLNDSDDEVIYGSDYEDMPLQNGRAIKATTKYQDESDSD from the exons ATGGACAACGACTACTCGTCCGGGTTGGAAAACCCTCTGTACAGCGAGCTGAAATACTTCTGTAGGAAGATACAGGAGGCCTACAACGAGCTGAAGGAGGACCTGACACCTTATCGAGATGATCGCTTTTACAG ATTGGCCCCCATGCGGCTCTACACCCTGTCtaaaagacattttgtcttgGTCTTCGTGTTGTTCCTGATCTGCTTTGCCCTCACAGTCTTCATTGGGATTGCAG GTCCTAGGATTATTTCTGAGCAGGAGCACAATGGTGATCAGTTACTTCTGAAAAACAACTCCGTTAAG aCTGGGCCCTTCAATCTAGTTTCTCCACCCCTCACCACCTACAACCAGCAGCTATGGCTCACCTGTGTGATTCAGGCAGAACATAGCAATA tgGGAGACTTCCAGCAGCCTTTCGAGATCAATGTCGAGCTAAAGGGAGTGATGCAGGACGCCAGTGTGATGCACATCAACAACGTGCACCAGAAATCAAGAACGCTACACTGCGGGGCT AAATGTGATGAAATCATTGTGCTCCATCTGGGCTATCTGAACTACACCCAGTACCAGGTCGTGGTCAGCTTCAAAGGCCTTGAAAATATCACATATGAAATCAAGGTCAAGTTTGTG TGGAAAATGTACAACCCAACCTTCTCGCAAGTGGAAATCTGGTTCCGGTTTGTCTTTGTGGTGTTGACCTTTATGGTGACG TGTATGTTTGCACATTCACTGAGGAAGTTTTCTATGAGGGACTGGGGAATAGAACAGCGGTGGATGTCGATCCTGCTCCCTTTGCTGCTACTGTACAATG ATCCATTTTTCCCGTTGTCATTCCTGGTGAACAGCTGGTTTCCAGGGACGCTGGACGCTTTCTTTCAGGCTCTGTTCTTGTGTGCCCTGTTGCTCTTCTGGCTCTGTGCTTATCATGGCATCAGGGTTCAG GGTGAGAGGAAATGTCTGACGTTCTACCTGCCTAAGCTGATCATTGTAGgtcttctgtggctctcagccgtTACACTGGGCATATGGCAAAC GGTTAATGAACTCCAAGACCCTACCTATCAGTATAAAGTGGACATAGGGAACTTTCAG GGCATGAAGGTCTTCTTCCTGATTGTAGTTGCCCTCTACATCCTCTACCTGATCTTCCTGGTCGTCAGAGCTTGTTCTGAACTCAAGAACATGCCTTACTCAG ATCTCCGGCTTAGGTTTTTGACAGCGCTGACGTTTGTGGTCCTTGTTATAAG catGGTCATTCTTTACCTGAGGTTTGGTGCCAAGGCTCTCCAAGACAACTTTGTTGCTGAACTGTCTACTCATTACCAAAACT CAGCTGAATTTTTATCATTCTATGGCCTACTCAACTTTTACTTGTACACATTAGCATTTGTGTATTCCCCTTCCAAAAATGCACATTATG ACTCCCAGTTGAAGGACAACCCTGCTTTCTCCATGCTAAATGACTCAGATGATGAAGTAATATACGG GAGTGATTATGAAGACATGCCTTTACAAAACGGACGCGCTATAAAAGCAACCACCAAGTACCAGGATGAGAGTGACAGTGACTGA
- the dynlt1b gene encoding dynein light chain Tctex-type 1, with the protein MDDYQTEDETVFVVEEVSKIIKESVEAAIGGNAYQHSRVNQWTTSVVEQCLSQLSKLGKPFKYIVTCIIMQKNGAGLQTASTCFWDNSSDGSCAVRWENKFMYCIVSVFGLAI; encoded by the exons ATGGACGACTATCAGACAGAAGATGAG ACTGTGTTCGTCGTTGAAGAAGTGAGCAAAATAATTAAAGAG TCAGTAGAAGCAGCCATAGGAGGAAATGCCTACCAGCACAGCAGAGTGAACCAGTGGACCACCAGTGTAGTGGAGCAGTGCCTCAGTCAACTCAGCAAGCTGGGGAAGCCTTTCAAATATATTG TAACCTGTATCATCATGCAGAAAAATGGAGCTGGTCTGCAAACAGCCAGCACATGCTTCTGGGACAACTCTAGTGATG GAAGCTGTGCAGTGAGATGGGAAAACAAATTCATGTACTGTATCGTCAGTGTTTTTGGGCTAGCCATCTGA
- the serac1 gene encoding protein SERAC1 isoform X1, which translates to MINFGPSYWGICRRRMSGATLRLIRCRKLSTAGVKKVLQWKDLRKVAKVTGAVVLGGCLFITYEMVALDKAVTIDTSAILQEKYKSYIYLRATPSDEKENLAAGLTHKARRELHKAARRFLEISSRLLRQSLDEHFSHVDADPHEVALWVLLKRTQSADKAIRLQAVQELAGNHHWHDYQYQTAAQIIDQRTAVALARTPQVDLRFFLRSPALPDLEDGLSAEDGLRQLLGSLPQSEVDECVQYFTSLALRESTQSLATQRGGLWCFGGNGLPYAQSLTSVPSEKVESFCLQALVQHSKVQSHCDHIVANRGLQLLQRVYQLRRDSLKIQTDIVRIIGNLALNESVHQAIALSGWVSVLAEMMQSPHAIQASHAARALANLDRETVKEKYQDGVYILHPQTRGNQPIKADVLFIHGILGAAFKTWRQKDRSMLEEEKEAESRDDYTECWPKSWLAADCPNLRVLSVEYDSHLSDWMAQCPAENQRKSLAYRSQELLKKLKLAGVGERPVVWVAHSMGGLLVKKMLLDASEDPDMRELLKNTKGIMFYSVPHHGTFMAEYSVNVRYLLFPSIEVRELCKDSPALRNLNENFLNMAKEKEFQVLSFAETLPTNIGPMIKILVVPTQSANLGIGELIKVDVDHLNICKPEKKDSFLYKRSLQFIQEALRSYISH; encoded by the exons ATGATTAACTTCGGCCCATCATACTGGGGGATATGCAGGCGGAGGATGTCTGGTGCAACTTTACGTTTGATCCGCTGTCGGAAACTGAGTACAGCTGGAGTGAAGAAAGTGCTTCAGTGGAAGGATTTAA GGAAGGTTGCTAAAGTTACTGGTGCAGTTGTATTGGG GGGCTGTCTTTTTATCACTTATGAAATGGTGGCCTTGGACAAGGCTGTTACCATTGACACTAGTGCAATTCTTCAGGAGAAGTACAAGTCATACATCTATCTGAGAGCCACTCCCTCAGATGAAAAGGAGAACCTTGCGGCAG GGCTCACACACAAAGCAAGGAGGGAACTTCATAAGGCAGCAAGGCGGTTTCTGGAAATATCATCTAGACTTTTGCGGCAATCATTAGATG agCACTTTAGCCATGTGGATGCAGACCCACATGAGGTGGCATTATGGGTCTTACTAAAGAGGACACAGTCAGCCGATAAAGCCATCAGACTACAGGCTGTACAGGAGCTTGCAGGCAATCACCACTGGCACG ACTACCAGTACCAGACAGCAGCCCAGATTATAGACCAGCGAACTGCAGTGGCCCTGGCCCGGACTCCTCAGGTAGACCTTCGATTCTTCCTGCGCTCACCTGCACTGCCTGACCTGGAGGAT GGTTTATCAGCAGAGGATGGACTGAGGCAGCTGCTGGGGTCTCTGCCTCAGTCTGAGGTGGACGAATGTGTTCAGTACTTTACTTCACTGGCCCTCAGAGAGAGCACCCAGTCCTTGGCAACACAACGG GGTGGTCTGTGGTGTTTTGGTGGTAATGGGCTGCCTTACGCCCAGAGCCtcacctctgttccctctgAGAAGGTGGAATCCTTCTGCCTACAGGCACTGGTACAGCACTCAAAG GTCCAGAGCCACTGTGACCACATAGTTGCCAATAGGGGtctgcagctcctccagagAGTTTATCAGCTTCGTAGAGACTCCCTGAAGATTCAGACGGACATTGTTCGTATCATAGGAAATTTGGCACTCAATGAGAGTGTTCACCAGGCCATAGCCCTGTCTG GCTGGGTATCTGTACTGGCTGAGATGATGCAGTCTCCTCATGCCATCCAGGCATCTCATGCAGCCCGCGCTCTGGCCAACCTGGATAGGGAGACGGTGAAAGAGAAATACCAAGACGGCGTCTATATCCTCCACCCGCAAACACGTGGCAA CCAGCCAATCAAAGCAGACGTGCTCTTCATCCATGGGATTCTAGGGGCAGCTTTTAAGACGTGGAGGCAGAAGGACCGCAGTATGttagaagaagagaaggaggcagAAAGCAGGGATGACTACACAGAGTGCTGGCCAAAG TCATGGCTGGCAGCTGACTGTCCAAATCTGAGAGTACTATCAGTGGAGTATGACAGTCACCTCAGTGACTGGATGGCCCAGTGTCCCGCTGAGAATCAGAG GAAGTCCTTGGCCTACAGAAGTCAAGAGCTGCTAAAGAAGTTAAAGTTGGCAGGAGTCGGAGAGAGGCCTGTGGTGTGGGTAGCCCACAGTATGGGAG GATTGCTTGTGAAGAAAATGCTGCTGGATGCCTCAGAGGACCCGGATATGCGTGAACTGTTAAAGAACACCAAGGGCATTATGTTCTATAGTGTTCCTCACCACGGCACCTTTATGGCAGAGTACTCGGTCAATGTCAGAtatctcctctttccctctatAGAAGTCAGAGAACTCTGTAAAG ACTCACCAGCACTGCGCAACCTGAATGAGAACTTCTTGAACATGGCCAAAGAAAAGGAATTCCAGGTGCTGAGCTTTGCAGAGACCCTTCCAACAAACATTGGTCCCATGATCAAGATCCTGGTGGTACCGACACAGTCAGCAA ATCTCGGCATCGGGGAGCTCATCAAGGTTGACGTAGATCATCTCAATATCTGCAAGCCAGAGAAGAAGGACTCATTTCTGTACAAGCGCAGCCTCCAGTTTATCCAGGAAGCTCTGCGGAGCTACATTAGCCACTGA
- the tmem181 gene encoding transmembrane protein 181 isoform X2, whose amino-acid sequence MELLAPMRLYTLSKRHFVLVFVLFLICFALTVFIGIAGPRIISEQEHNGDQLLLKNNSVKTGPFNLVSPPLTTYNQQLWLTCVIQAEHSNMGDFQQPFEINVELKGVMQDASVMHINNVHQKSRTLHCGAKCDEIIVLHLGYLNYTQYQVVVSFKGLENITYEIKVKFVWKMYNPTFSQVEIWFRFVFVVLTFMVTCMFAHSLRKFSMRDWGIEQRWMSILLPLLLLYNDPFFPLSFLVNSWFPGTLDAFFQALFLCALLLFWLCAYHGIRVQGERKCLTFYLPKLIIVGLLWLSAVTLGIWQTVNELQDPTYQYKVDIGNFQGMKVFFLIVVALYILYLIFLVVRACSELKNMPYSDLRLRFLTALTFVVLVISMVILYLRFGAKALQDNFVAELSTHYQNSAEFLSFYGLLNFYLYTLAFVYSPSKNAHYDSQLKDNPAFSMLNDSDDEVIYGSDYEDMPLQNGRAIKATTKYQDESDSD is encoded by the exons ATGGAGCT ATTGGCCCCCATGCGGCTCTACACCCTGTCtaaaagacattttgtcttgGTCTTCGTGTTGTTCCTGATCTGCTTTGCCCTCACAGTCTTCATTGGGATTGCAG GTCCTAGGATTATTTCTGAGCAGGAGCACAATGGTGATCAGTTACTTCTGAAAAACAACTCCGTTAAG aCTGGGCCCTTCAATCTAGTTTCTCCACCCCTCACCACCTACAACCAGCAGCTATGGCTCACCTGTGTGATTCAGGCAGAACATAGCAATA tgGGAGACTTCCAGCAGCCTTTCGAGATCAATGTCGAGCTAAAGGGAGTGATGCAGGACGCCAGTGTGATGCACATCAACAACGTGCACCAGAAATCAAGAACGCTACACTGCGGGGCT AAATGTGATGAAATCATTGTGCTCCATCTGGGCTATCTGAACTACACCCAGTACCAGGTCGTGGTCAGCTTCAAAGGCCTTGAAAATATCACATATGAAATCAAGGTCAAGTTTGTG TGGAAAATGTACAACCCAACCTTCTCGCAAGTGGAAATCTGGTTCCGGTTTGTCTTTGTGGTGTTGACCTTTATGGTGACG TGTATGTTTGCACATTCACTGAGGAAGTTTTCTATGAGGGACTGGGGAATAGAACAGCGGTGGATGTCGATCCTGCTCCCTTTGCTGCTACTGTACAATG ATCCATTTTTCCCGTTGTCATTCCTGGTGAACAGCTGGTTTCCAGGGACGCTGGACGCTTTCTTTCAGGCTCTGTTCTTGTGTGCCCTGTTGCTCTTCTGGCTCTGTGCTTATCATGGCATCAGGGTTCAG GGTGAGAGGAAATGTCTGACGTTCTACCTGCCTAAGCTGATCATTGTAGgtcttctgtggctctcagccgtTACACTGGGCATATGGCAAAC GGTTAATGAACTCCAAGACCCTACCTATCAGTATAAAGTGGACATAGGGAACTTTCAG GGCATGAAGGTCTTCTTCCTGATTGTAGTTGCCCTCTACATCCTCTACCTGATCTTCCTGGTCGTCAGAGCTTGTTCTGAACTCAAGAACATGCCTTACTCAG ATCTCCGGCTTAGGTTTTTGACAGCGCTGACGTTTGTGGTCCTTGTTATAAG catGGTCATTCTTTACCTGAGGTTTGGTGCCAAGGCTCTCCAAGACAACTTTGTTGCTGAACTGTCTACTCATTACCAAAACT CAGCTGAATTTTTATCATTCTATGGCCTACTCAACTTTTACTTGTACACATTAGCATTTGTGTATTCCCCTTCCAAAAATGCACATTATG ACTCCCAGTTGAAGGACAACCCTGCTTTCTCCATGCTAAATGACTCAGATGATGAAGTAATATACGG GAGTGATTATGAAGACATGCCTTTACAAAACGGACGCGCTATAAAAGCAACCACCAAGTACCAGGATGAGAGTGACAGTGACTGA